Proteins from one Leptonema illini DSM 21528 genomic window:
- the gcvT gene encoding glycine cleavage system aminomethyltransferase GcvT: MSLQRTVLFDTHKQAAGRMVPFAGWEMPVQYSSILEEHMKVRNECGLFDVSHMGEVRVSGPNAKGFLEKITPNLLEGQKDGQIRYNAILNDNGGIRDDVTIFRESDSSYFIVVNASNVDKIWAHLNEKKEPGVILENLSDRYSLLALQGPLAEEILKSHSAFPSDRIDALAYYHFFDTDTMRISRTGYTGEDGFEIMCENDRAPSLWKELIDLGGAKILPAGLGARDSLRLEAMYPLYGHELTEDRTPVESGIGWIVKEKPAPYPHMDHILKQKQSHPDHKICGFVLEEGGIAREGMDVLIDGKVVGQVQSGVYSPVLKKGIGSAFLPFDSITAERPIEILIRDRRVKAKLHSGAFVKGSAGRKRAN; encoded by the coding sequence ATGTCATTGCAACGCACCGTCCTTTTTGATACACATAAACAGGCTGCAGGCCGCATGGTTCCCTTTGCCGGCTGGGAAATGCCGGTTCAGTACTCCTCCATCCTTGAAGAACATATGAAAGTCCGCAATGAATGTGGACTTTTCGACGTTTCCCATATGGGCGAAGTTAGAGTTTCTGGACCGAATGCGAAAGGCTTCCTCGAAAAAATCACTCCAAACTTACTTGAAGGACAGAAAGACGGGCAGATTCGCTATAACGCCATCCTGAACGATAACGGCGGCATTCGGGACGACGTGACGATCTTTCGCGAAAGCGACTCATCTTACTTCATAGTCGTGAACGCATCGAACGTCGACAAGATATGGGCCCATCTCAACGAGAAGAAAGAGCCCGGCGTCATACTTGAGAACCTGAGCGACCGATACTCCCTGCTCGCTCTTCAAGGACCTCTTGCCGAAGAGATACTGAAATCGCACAGTGCATTCCCTTCTGACCGCATCGACGCCCTTGCGTATTACCATTTCTTTGATACCGATACGATGCGCATCAGCCGCACCGGATATACGGGCGAAGACGGCTTTGAGATCATGTGCGAAAACGATCGAGCTCCCTCTCTATGGAAAGAACTGATTGATCTTGGAGGAGCGAAAATCCTGCCGGCCGGTCTCGGAGCGCGTGACAGCCTGAGGCTTGAGGCCATGTATCCGCTGTACGGGCATGAGCTCACGGAAGATCGCACACCTGTAGAAAGCGGCATCGGCTGGATCGTAAAAGAGAAGCCGGCACCTTATCCACATATGGATCACATTCTAAAGCAGAAGCAGAGCCATCCGGATCATAAGATCTGCGGCTTCGTTCTCGAAGAGGGCGGCATAGCGCGAGAAGGCATGGATGTGCTGATAGACGGCAAGGTCGTCGGTCAGGTGCAATCCGGCGTCTACTCCCCCGTCTTGAAGAAAGGAATCGGATCGGCCTTTCTTCCATTTGATAGCATCACAGCAGAACGCCCGATCGAGATCCTGATCAGGGACCGTCGGGTCAAAGCGAAGCTTCATTCCGGTGCCTTCGTAAAGGGATCGGCAGGAAGAAAAAGGGCGAATTGA
- the gcvH gene encoding glycine cleavage system protein GcvH, with product MSEIRNDYKYTKNHEWLKVEGDVALVGISDHAQHALGDIVFVKTGDVGEKVEAGKSFGFIESVKAAEDLYAPVGGEIAEVNTAISGKPEAINQDPYGSWIIKIRNFNQAEIDGLLDAQAYDALVQSLDH from the coding sequence ATGTCAGAAATCCGCAATGATTACAAATACACAAAAAACCACGAATGGCTGAAGGTGGAGGGCGACGTTGCCCTGGTCGGTATCTCAGATCACGCCCAGCATGCTCTCGGCGATATCGTATTCGTGAAAACGGGCGACGTCGGCGAGAAGGTAGAGGCCGGTAAATCGTTTGGATTCATTGAATCGGTAAAGGCGGCTGAAGATCTCTATGCTCCCGTCGGCGGTGAGATTGCCGAGGTCAATACGGCCATTTCGGGCAAGCCCGAAGCGATCAATCAGGACCCCTACGGCTCCTGGATAATCAAGATTCGAAATTTCAATCAGGCTGAAATCGACGGCCTTCTGGACGCTCAGGCCTACGATGCCCTCGTTCAAAGCCTCGATCATTGA
- the gcvPA gene encoding aminomethyl-transferring glycine dehydrogenase subunit GcvPA, whose product MKYLPVSEAEVKEQLQRLGLKNLNELFRSLPAEFLTEPASSLGPAMSEIEIRRHLSSRESVPLTFLGGNGHYHYIPSIIDPLVSRGEFLTAYTPYQPEISQGTLQAMFEYQSMMAGLMGVEVSNASLYDGSTATVEAGLMACRIARKYKLVVSSALHPEYLETLKTYAENGPFSFVTVPVDATGHTDAAALQSAIDSDTAAVIVQSPNGFGVIEDLDAIRSICNDKKTQMVVTVTEALSLALLKSPGACGADIVCGEAQSFGIPLSLGGPWLGFIGTSMNQVRNLPGRLIGQTKDLENRRAFVVTLAAREQHIRREKATSNICTNQGLMALRAAIHLCVMGRAGLRAAAERSAKLAHHARRQLKLQSNVQLEFADSPVFNEIVIRTPVAAAKVFERCMASNGVAPGTILDENRLLCAFDETKSVEDVNLWLSAVTAASK is encoded by the coding sequence TTGAAATACCTACCCGTATCCGAAGCTGAGGTTAAAGAACAGCTTCAGCGCCTGGGCCTGAAAAATCTCAATGAACTTTTCAGAAGTCTACCCGCCGAGTTTTTAACCGAACCGGCATCCTCACTCGGTCCGGCTATGAGCGAGATCGAGATCCGAAGACACCTCAGTTCTCGCGAATCCGTCCCTCTTACTTTTCTCGGCGGCAACGGACATTATCACTATATTCCTTCGATCATCGATCCGCTTGTCTCGCGCGGCGAGTTTCTGACGGCCTATACGCCGTATCAGCCCGAGATCAGTCAGGGTACGCTTCAGGCGATGTTTGAGTATCAATCGATGATGGCCGGATTGATGGGCGTCGAGGTGTCTAACGCTTCCCTTTACGACGGCTCGACCGCTACCGTCGAAGCGGGCCTGATGGCCTGCCGGATTGCCCGCAAGTATAAACTCGTCGTCTCTTCGGCACTGCATCCCGAGTATCTCGAAACGCTGAAAACATACGCCGAAAACGGTCCGTTCTCTTTTGTGACTGTTCCCGTTGATGCGACCGGTCACACCGATGCCGCCGCTCTTCAGTCGGCCATCGATAGCGATACGGCAGCCGTAATCGTGCAATCACCGAACGGCTTCGGCGTCATCGAAGATCTCGACGCGATTCGCTCCATCTGCAACGATAAGAAAACGCAGATGGTCGTCACCGTAACCGAAGCCCTTTCGCTTGCCCTGTTGAAATCACCGGGCGCATGCGGAGCCGATATCGTCTGCGGCGAGGCGCAATCGTTCGGCATCCCGCTCAGCCTGGGCGGCCCCTGGCTCGGCTTTATTGGAACGTCGATGAATCAGGTGCGCAACCTGCCCGGTCGTCTGATCGGACAGACGAAAGATCTTGAAAACAGACGCGCCTTCGTCGTTACCCTGGCCGCACGGGAGCAGCACATCCGTCGCGAGAAGGCGACGTCGAACATCTGCACAAACCAGGGACTGATGGCCCTTCGCGCCGCCATTCACCTGTGCGTGATGGGCAGAGCCGGATTGAGAGCGGCCGCAGAACGTTCGGCGAAGCTCGCCCACCATGCGCGCAGACAGCTCAAGCTGCAATCCAATGTGCAGCTTGAATTCGCCGATTCGCCCGTCTTCAACGAGATCGTTATCCGCACGCCGGTGGCGGCGGCGAAGGTCTTTGAGCGATGCATGGCGTCTAACGGAGTCGCTCCTGGAACGATCCTCGACGAGAATCGTCTGCTCTGCGCCTTCGATGAAACGAAAAGCGTAGAAGACGTTAACCTGTGGCTGTCGGCCGTGACGGCCGCCAGTAAATAA
- the gcvPB gene encoding aminomethyl-transferring glycine dehydrogenase subunit GcvPB, producing MENNRPQLAVTRNGQIFEEPLIFERSHPGRVGSSLPADDADLALDLPPEMLRDAALALPEVSEPDVIRHFTRLSTWNYGIDLNFYPLGSCTMKYNPRINEEMASLPHLRDAHPSMPEAFIQPQIKLVYELQQKLAAVTDMAGITLQPAAGAHGELTGLFLIQAYHRDRGDTRKVVVVPDSAHGTNPATCALAGYEVRELKSGPEGMLDLEALKAALDSNVAALMITNPNTLGVFESQIKEAADLLHANGSLLYMDGANFNAIVGKASLGKMGVDVCHLNLHKTFSTPHGGGGPGAAAVVVSEKLVDFLPGPLAAKEGDRFVWSAPKKSIGRVKSGPGHFGVLVRALTYILTYGSDLKRVAEHATLNANIVREELKDVLRLASSGDSMHEAVFSDASFKKTGFDTMTLAKALIDYGYHPPTVYFPLIVSGSIMIEPTETESPESVVHFAAVVKDIVRRMNEGDESLKSLPRRAPVTRVDEVGAARNPILNYFTNEKQPGV from the coding sequence ATGGAAAACAACAGACCGCAACTTGCCGTCACAAGAAACGGACAGATCTTTGAAGAGCCGCTCATTTTCGAACGATCTCATCCCGGTCGGGTCGGATCGTCTCTGCCCGCAGACGACGCCGATCTCGCTCTTGATCTGCCGCCTGAAATGCTGCGCGACGCCGCACTCGCGCTTCCCGAGGTATCGGAGCCCGACGTGATCCGGCACTTTACCAGGCTGTCCACATGGAACTACGGCATTGATCTGAACTTCTATCCTCTCGGCTCCTGTACGATGAAGTACAATCCTCGCATCAACGAAGAGATGGCGTCGCTTCCGCATCTTCGAGACGCCCATCCGTCGATGCCCGAAGCCTTTATTCAGCCGCAGATCAAGCTGGTGTACGAATTGCAGCAGAAGCTCGCCGCCGTTACCGACATGGCCGGCATCACGCTGCAACCGGCGGCGGGCGCGCACGGAGAGTTAACCGGACTCTTCTTGATTCAGGCATATCACCGCGATCGCGGCGACACGCGAAAGGTCGTCGTCGTGCCCGATAGCGCTCACGGAACGAACCCCGCTACCTGTGCCCTTGCCGGTTACGAGGTTCGCGAGCTGAAGTCGGGCCCCGAAGGCATGCTCGACCTTGAGGCGCTGAAGGCCGCCCTTGATAGCAATGTGGCCGCTCTGATGATCACCAATCCCAATACGCTCGGCGTATTCGAATCGCAGATCAAAGAGGCCGCCGATCTTCTGCATGCAAACGGCTCGCTGCTTTATATGGACGGGGCGAATTTTAACGCCATCGTCGGCAAGGCCTCTCTCGGTAAGATGGGAGTGGACGTCTGTCATCTCAATCTGCATAAAACCTTCAGTACTCCGCATGGAGGCGGAGGCCCGGGCGCAGCTGCCGTCGTCGTCTCTGAAAAACTCGTAGACTTTCTGCCCGGTCCGCTTGCCGCAAAAGAGGGAGATCGCTTCGTCTGGTCGGCTCCGAAGAAAAGCATCGGACGCGTAAAATCAGGTCCCGGACACTTCGGCGTTCTTGTGCGCGCCCTGACCTACATCCTGACTTACGGAAGCGACCTGAAGCGTGTCGCCGAACATGCCACATTGAACGCGAATATCGTGCGCGAAGAACTGAAAGACGTTCTGCGCCTCGCCTCCTCCGGTGACTCGATGCACGAGGCCGTCTTCAGCGATGCCAGCTTCAAGAAGACGGGCTTTGATACGATGACCCTGGCCAAGGCGCTGATCGATTATGGATACCATCCTCCGACGGTGTACTTTCCTCTTATCGTTTCGGGCTCGATCATGATCGAACCGACAGAAACCGAAAGCCCCGAAAGCGTCGTTCACTTCGCCGCCGTCGTCAAAGATATCGTGCGCCGCATGAACGAAGGCGATGAGTCGTTGAAGTCGCTTCCGCGAAGGGCGCCTGTGACGCGGGTCGATGAGGTCGGAGCCGCCCGCAACCCGATATTAAATTACTTTACAAATGAGAAACAGCCCGGAGTATGA
- a CDS encoding chorismate-binding protein — translation MHVPASQSMPGQEENLSFWMRDEASDDFLVFRNPQRIFYVTDDRSELLQALDILHSLHSVKDPDSGRSHQSAISGRYFAGAVAYDACKLLDPSLNAAATEPVLVGGLFDEPQRLSSAKLLSVYEGPLWPVRSIRLERSRRAIYDSIEAIREKIRAGSVYQANYTFPVLFSYDGDPAALFACLYKEQPAAFASALFYRRGDLNLALLSLSPELFFRLSDRDIQCRPMKGTAPRTGDSATDRHAVAYLKSSDKERAENAMIVDLIRNDLGRICEFGSVEVNDLFRVHELPTVFQMTTDVKGRLKDGLSQSDIFRSLFPCGSVTGAPKRAAIELLHALEGKGRGFYTGTLGWTNGASSRWNVAIRTAQIVNGEGSISIGSGITYDSDPRAEFRECLGKLAFFRRAVGLRSEDDSDLDLIDSPSDDRSGDFYLYETILFRAGSHGYWMLESHLRRLHRSARYFGLPCSMVRIRRQLKRLEYLLQRVASGNKPIRVHLRLLRSGRIKIILHELKDSKRNVTIEFCRAPALSVLPFLNHKTSTGRAFYERHKAGAADDCLFINERDEITETSIYTVFCFIDGRWITPPLRSGVLGGVMRERLLERGRIVEACITADDVRRASAIVLANSVRGLRRAVLIEKAD, via the coding sequence ATGCACGTTCCTGCATCACAATCCATGCCCGGTCAAGAGGAAAATCTGTCTTTCTGGATGCGCGACGAGGCGAGCGATGATTTTCTCGTATTTCGCAATCCGCAACGCATCTTCTATGTTACGGACGATCGAAGCGAGCTGCTTCAGGCCCTTGATATCTTGCATTCCCTGCACTCCGTGAAAGATCCGGATTCCGGGCGGTCTCATCAATCCGCTATATCGGGCCGCTACTTCGCAGGGGCCGTCGCCTATGATGCGTGTAAGCTGTTAGATCCTTCGCTGAATGCTGCCGCTACCGAGCCTGTATTGGTTGGTGGCCTGTTTGACGAGCCGCAGCGCCTATCATCGGCCAAGCTTCTTTCGGTTTATGAAGGTCCGTTATGGCCCGTTCGCTCGATAAGACTGGAGCGATCCCGTCGCGCAATCTACGACTCGATCGAAGCGATACGCGAGAAGATTCGTGCCGGTTCGGTTTACCAGGCTAACTATACGTTTCCGGTTTTGTTCTCTTATGACGGAGATCCTGCAGCTCTTTTTGCATGCCTTTATAAAGAACAGCCGGCCGCTTTTGCATCGGCGCTTTTTTACAGGCGCGGCGATCTGAATCTTGCCCTGCTTTCCCTTTCACCGGAGCTTTTCTTTCGCCTGAGTGACCGCGATATACAATGCCGGCCCATGAAAGGTACGGCGCCGAGGACGGGCGATAGCGCCACCGATCGTCACGCCGTCGCCTATTTGAAGAGCAGCGATAAGGAAAGAGCAGAGAATGCGATGATCGTCGATCTGATCCGGAACGATCTGGGGCGTATCTGCGAGTTCGGCTCCGTCGAGGTGAACGATCTTTTTCGCGTACATGAGTTGCCGACGGTCTTTCAGATGACGACCGACGTGAAGGGTCGCCTGAAAGATGGTCTGTCGCAATCCGATATCTTTCGTTCTCTTTTTCCATGCGGGTCGGTTACGGGCGCTCCGAAGCGAGCGGCGATCGAACTGCTGCATGCGCTCGAAGGCAAGGGCCGCGGCTTTTACACCGGCACGCTTGGCTGGACGAACGGGGCGAGCAGTCGCTGGAATGTGGCCATTCGTACGGCGCAGATCGTCAACGGAGAGGGTTCGATTTCAATCGGCAGCGGCATCACCTATGATTCCGATCCTCGTGCGGAGTTTCGTGAATGCCTGGGCAAGCTTGCCTTCTTTCGCCGGGCCGTGGGCCTCCGAAGTGAAGACGATAGTGATCTCGATCTCATCGATTCTCCCTCCGATGATCGCTCCGGTGATTTCTATCTCTACGAAACGATTCTATTTCGGGCAGGATCGCACGGCTACTGGATGCTCGAAAGTCATCTACGGCGTCTGCATCGCTCCGCTCGTTACTTTGGCCTGCCCTGTTCGATGGTGCGCATCCGAAGACAGTTAAAGCGACTTGAGTATCTGCTGCAGCGTGTCGCTTCAGGAAATAAACCGATTCGCGTGCATCTGCGTTTGCTACGAAGCGGACGCATAAAGATCATTTTGCATGAGCTCAAAGACTCGAAGCGCAACGTTACGATTGAGTTTTGTAGAGCGCCTGCGCTATCCGTTCTGCCTTTCTTGAATCATAAGACATCGACGGGACGGGCCTTTTATGAACGTCACAAAGCCGGGGCGGCCGATGATTGTCTTTTTATTAACGAAAGGGACGAGATCACCGAGACGAGTATTTATACGGTTTTCTGTTTTATAGACGGGCGATGGATAACACCGCCGCTCCGTTCCGGTGTTCTGGGCGGGGTGATGAGAGAGAGGCTGTTGGAAAGAGGCCGAATTGTTGAGGCCTGTATAACGGCCGATGACGTGAGGCGTGCATCGGCCATCGTTCTTGCGAATTCTGTGAGGGGTTTGCGCAGGGCGGTTTTGATCGAGAAAGCAGACTGA
- a CDS encoding NUDIX domain-containing protein encodes MQFRNPTPTVDVIIETPTGIVLIERAHKPVGFALPGGFVDEGETVEHAAVREAMEETGLAIELDELLYVYSDPARDPRKHTMSTVFIAHCDGIPEGSDDAADAFTVSAEQLLERTFVFDHRRIIEDYLHFKKTGERPHPARRLQRNG; translated from the coding sequence ATGCAGTTCCGCAATCCCACGCCGACCGTTGATGTCATCATCGAAACGCCAACCGGTATCGTTCTTATCGAGCGCGCCCATAAGCCCGTCGGTTTCGCCCTTCCCGGAGGCTTTGTCGACGAGGGCGAGACGGTGGAGCATGCGGCCGTGCGCGAGGCGATGGAAGAGACCGGCCTTGCGATCGAGCTTGACGAGCTGCTGTATGTGTATTCTGATCCGGCTCGTGATCCGCGCAAACATACGATGAGCACGGTCTTCATCGCTCACTGCGACGGCATCCCCGAAGGCAGCGACGACGCAGCCGATGCCTTTACTGTATCAGCCGAGCAGCTGCTTGAGCGCACGTTTGTCTTCGACCATCGTCGCATCATCGAAGATTATCTGCATTTCAAGAAAACCGGCGAACGTCCGCACCCTGCCAGGCGCCTTCAGAGAAACGGCTGA
- a CDS encoding alpha/beta hydrolase family protein yields the protein MLSNAKALEYIYRVTAGKHAGTVCQDATINGRPALEILPTDGRHKRTVICVHGMSVRGYRDPRIINVGHALAAMGYRSVIPSYPEIQDLRIDPTSSDRIADDIGRLADESGYPVGLFTASFSGGLSLIAAAKPSVADRVSAMLVVGSYAHVDSTLDFFLHREKMDPYGLFIILKNFLPFLNEPEALLMAFDTAARDDGFQRTERELGPYLQSQPESIRELYRRYIEDGAFRLQQWQKINSIPEALHIFESMDVLRVAKGLKAALCLLHGAHDIVIPPEESLLLKKTLERQVPLSLTITSIIDHGNVKVGLSMAREMVSLIQTFALFFRSLDGASRLTKPD from the coding sequence ATGCTCAGCAATGCGAAGGCCCTCGAATACATTTACCGCGTAACGGCAGGCAAGCATGCCGGCACCGTCTGCCAGGATGCGACGATCAACGGTCGACCTGCCCTTGAAATCCTGCCGACCGACGGTCGTCATAAACGGACCGTGATCTGCGTTCACGGCATGAGCGTGCGCGGATACCGTGATCCGCGCATCATTAACGTGGGACATGCCCTGGCCGCCATGGGCTACAGGTCGGTTATTCCTTCCTATCCTGAGATCCAGGATCTGCGTATTGATCCCACCTCCTCTGATCGCATCGCCGACGATATCGGTCGGCTGGCCGACGAATCGGGTTATCCGGTCGGCCTTTTTACGGCGTCGTTTTCGGGGGGCCTCTCTTTGATTGCCGCCGCAAAACCTTCCGTTGCCGACCGTGTTTCGGCGATGCTCGTCGTCGGGTCCTATGCGCACGTCGATTCCACTCTCGATTTCTTTCTTCACCGGGAGAAGATGGATCCTTACGGCCTGTTTATCATTCTGAAAAACTTTCTGCCGTTCTTGAATGAGCCCGAAGCGCTGCTCATGGCCTTTGATACGGCTGCCAGAGACGACGGATTCCAACGTACCGAAAGGGAGCTGGGCCCGTATCTGCAATCGCAGCCCGAATCAATTCGCGAGCTTTACAGACGCTATATCGAAGACGGCGCCTTCAGGCTGCAGCAATGGCAGAAGATCAACAGTATTCCCGAGGCCCTGCATATCTTTGAGAGCATGGACGTATTGCGCGTCGCAAAGGGCTTGAAGGCCGCTCTCTGTCTCTTGCATGGAGCGCACGATATCGTCATTCCGCCTGAGGAGTCGCTGCTTCTTAAAAAGACGCTTGAAAGGCAGGTGCCGCTTTCGTTAACCATCACCTCGATCATCGATCATGGCAACGTAAAGGTCGGGCTGTCGATGGCCCGTGAGATGGTATCGCTCATTCAAACCTTCGCCCTGTTTTTTCGCAGCCTTGACGGCGCTTCGAGATTGACGAAGCCTGATTGA
- a CDS encoding helix-turn-helix transcriptional regulator — protein sequence MPESAATSDAMKSQERIGKLFLLFLNHPRGLSFAEVRSYMTEAYRGEEEANRKKFQRDREALKKLGLHLELDLSGAAANDEDRVYVPAATARTLMRELKLSEAQRSYLMGLILRHMNATERGSAEHALCRSLYLKLFYNETDSSVEAVDPGVQTDPLFRGDRPVPDAVLRTLQDAMMDRRKIKMVYESAGGSKDRLVQPLALNIYRRMWYLTAYCEAARGYRMFQIDRITSPEIQSSSIDSHPPEIIQYMKPHPLNLRRESLQAVQLRLHADHIDRFDHFIRELPPGQRKRSGQNLRDIVTANPDALFFWMFKHPHAVTAMGPAAMRDRFQKFLEGIEARGGAER from the coding sequence ATGCCTGAAAGCGCCGCCACCTCCGATGCCATGAAATCGCAGGAGCGTATCGGCAAGCTCTTCCTGCTCTTTTTAAATCATCCGCGCGGACTGAGCTTTGCCGAAGTGCGCTCGTATATGACCGAGGCCTATCGCGGCGAAGAAGAGGCCAATCGCAAGAAGTTTCAGCGTGATCGCGAGGCCCTGAAAAAACTGGGCCTTCACCTGGAGCTCGATCTTTCCGGAGCGGCGGCCAACGACGAGGACCGGGTGTATGTGCCGGCGGCGACGGCCCGCACGCTCATGCGCGAACTGAAGCTCAGCGAGGCGCAGCGATCCTACCTGATGGGCCTGATCCTGCGTCACATGAACGCCACCGAAAGAGGAAGCGCCGAACATGCCCTCTGTCGCTCTCTCTATCTGAAGCTCTTTTATAATGAGACCGACAGCAGCGTCGAAGCCGTCGATCCTGGCGTGCAGACCGATCCGCTGTTTCGTGGTGACCGGCCCGTCCCCGATGCAGTGCTGCGCACGCTTCAGGATGCGATGATGGATCGTCGCAAGATCAAGATGGTCTATGAAAGCGCAGGCGGAAGCAAAGATCGTCTTGTGCAGCCGCTTGCTCTTAACATCTATCGCCGCATGTGGTATCTGACGGCTTACTGCGAAGCGGCCCGCGGATATCGCATGTTCCAGATCGATCGCATCACATCGCCCGAGATCCAGAGCAGCAGCATCGATTCGCATCCTCCCGAGATCATTCAGTATATGAAGCCGCATCCGCTGAATCTGCGGCGTGAGTCGTTACAGGCCGTTCAGCTTCGCCTGCATGCCGATCATATCGACCGCTTCGATCATTTCATCAGAGAGCTTCCGCCCGGACAGAGAAAACGATCCGGTCAGAATCTGCGCGACATCGTCACGGCTAACCCCGACGCTTTGTTCTTCTGGATGTTCAAGCATCCGCATGCCGTCACGGCAATGGGTCCGGCAGCGATGCGCGATCGCTTCCAGAAATTCTTAGAGGGAATCGAAGCGCGAGGCGGAGCCGAGCGATGA
- a CDS encoding helix-turn-helix transcriptional regulator, with amino-acid sequence MSTIEELQQIFRILPVLVQRRSMPIAELMELGGYAKKKDLIEDIEAMTMLGTPPYSPADLFDVEIRHDTVFLHSDPEIDRPLSLTPQEWSLLRSLIDADRAMTANGALPETERIRLMESLGAVPVHFIEAGPETEFRSRIEEALGGDRAVRLLYSNSDGPEEAERLVDPWFLNEYNRSKYLFGFDRGKGESRIFRLDRIVKLTVQKEARQNPAPDDLEAVRKARSSEPDLTIRFRFPRSVLPALKREFSFYIEGEHNDTITASVKTSSLEFFRWHLRAYAPFLEVIEPIELREWIVNEARRFPMPELLA; translated from the coding sequence ATGAGCACCATTGAAGAGCTGCAACAGATCTTTCGCATTCTGCCCGTGCTTGTGCAGCGGCGCTCCATGCCCATCGCCGAGTTGATGGAGCTTGGCGGATATGCGAAGAAAAAGGATCTGATCGAAGATATTGAGGCGATGACGATGCTGGGCACTCCGCCCTACAGCCCCGCCGATCTTTTCGACGTAGAGATCAGGCATGATACGGTCTTTCTGCATTCCGATCCTGAAATCGACCGGCCGCTTTCACTGACGCCGCAGGAATGGTCGCTTCTTCGCTCGCTGATAGACGCCGATCGGGCGATGACGGCAAACGGGGCGTTACCCGAAACGGAGCGCATTCGCCTGATGGAAAGCCTCGGCGCCGTGCCCGTGCATTTTATCGAGGCCGGCCCCGAAACGGAGTTCCGCTCCCGCATCGAAGAAGCATTAGGCGGAGATCGGGCCGTCAGGCTGCTTTACAGCAACTCCGACGGGCCCGAAGAAGCGGAGCGTCTTGTTGATCCCTGGTTCTTGAACGAATACAATCGATCGAAATATCTTTTCGGATTCGACAGAGGCAAAGGCGAGTCGCGCATCTTTCGCCTGGATCGCATCGTCAAGCTCACCGTCCAGAAAGAAGCCCGGCAGAATCCGGCGCCCGACGACCTTGAAGCCGTTCGCAAAGCCCGCTCTTCAGAGCCCGATCTGACGATTCGCTTCCGCTTTCCGCGCTCGGTGCTGCCTGCTTTAAAGCGAGAGTTCTCTTTCTATATCGAGGGAGAGCATAACGATACGATCACCGCTTCAGTAAAAACGTCGTCGCTTGAGTTCTTTCGCTGGCATCTGCGCGCCTACGCACCTTTTCTCGAAGTGATCGAACCCATCGAGCTGCGCGAATGGATCGTAAACGAGGCGCGCCGCTTTCCCATGCCCGAGCTACTGGCTTGA
- a CDS encoding DUF3800 domain-containing protein gives MAYFLFLDESGQDHHDSPYEVLGGIAIEDVNLWNFIQDAQRLEYDCFGMRYSSGSRELKGKKILKRKSYRQATGHEAFLPEQRQQLAHQALSDGAGANPLSLAALGQAKIDFVGQLLDLCFKYRCKVFASIVDPGRPLSVDENLLRKDYVYLLERFFYFIEDHRFPHQGIVVFDELEKSRSHILIGQMDRYLKKTEKGRERSSVIIPEPFFVHSDLTTGIQVADIACYIISWGMRFGTMNAPAREELAGFVEKIRRLRYRTTRDFGEEQPTEIWSVKFLG, from the coding sequence ATGGCCTATTTTCTCTTTCTCGACGAGTCAGGACAGGATCATCATGACTCACCGTACGAGGTTCTCGGCGGTATAGCGATCGAAGATGTTAACCTCTGGAACTTTATTCAGGATGCTCAGCGGCTTGAATATGATTGTTTCGGGATGCGCTATTCATCGGGCTCCAGAGAGTTAAAAGGTAAGAAGATCCTGAAACGGAAGAGTTACAGACAGGCGACTGGACATGAAGCGTTCCTGCCCGAACAACGCCAGCAGCTTGCACACCAGGCATTGTCTGATGGCGCCGGAGCCAATCCTCTCTCTCTGGCTGCGCTGGGCCAGGCGAAGATAGATTTTGTCGGACAGCTTCTGGATCTGTGTTTCAAATACCGCTGCAAAGTATTTGCAAGTATCGTTGATCCCGGGCGACCGCTTTCTGTAGATGAAAACCTTCTGCGCAAAGACTACGTTTATCTTCTGGAACGTTTTTTCTACTTCATCGAGGATCATCGATTTCCTCATCAAGGCATCGTCGTCTTTGACGAACTGGAGAAATCTCGCAGTCACATCCTGATCGGACAGATGGACCGATATCTCAAGAAAACAGAAAAAGGTAGGGAGCGTTCCTCTGTGATTATTCCTGAACCGTTTTTTGTCCACAGTGATTTAACGACAGGCATACAGGTTGCCGACATCGCCTGCTATATCATATCCTGGGGAATGCGATTTGGAACGATGAATGCTCCGGCACGCGAAGAACTTGCAGGCTTCGTCGAAAAGATCCGGAGACTTCGTTACAGAACGACGAGAGACTTTGGCGAGGAGCAGCCGACAGAGATATGGAGTGTTAAGTTCCTTGGGTAA